The stretch of DNA GCATGGGTTATCAAATGCACTGGGTTCAAACTGGGCATGGGCTAGGCATTGAAAGGTCGTGCCCATGCTAGACTtaagccttgtttggatgtagttggattcgcatcaatccacatgtgttggggtgggttggagtagaacttgaactaaattctattccaatccactccaacacaagGCCTTAGATGGATACGTACTAATAAAGATAATTAATTTATTAAATGGAAAGCTTTGAGATTCGTGTTATTTTTATAAAGAGGAGTACTGGAGCAATTTCCTTATGTTTTTATGAACGTGTTATcattattttttttcattttatttaaaaaagagTGTTGGTTCTAGAATGCACTCTTAGGCATCCAGCGATGAGCGTCAGTGTTTGGCGCTCCGCAGCAGTAACTGGTGGAGATGAACCTCCAACATTATCAACCAAGGTTTATGTTTTCActttatatactaattttgaTTTGCATGATCTTCCTTCAGACATAATTTTTGAAAATAAAGAAATCAACATCAACTGATTGCCCTCAAAGAACAGGTTTGTAAGCCAACACAAAGTGGATTTAAATTTGTTGCTTTTGAAATACCCATTCGCAATTCTAGAGTATCCTTATTACAAACTCTCCTATAAAGTACGTCCTTAACATTCAAATTAAACTGTTATTCAATTCTACCTAACAACTATAACTTTTGTAATTCTTCCAACATGCTTTGGTAAGGATACTTTTTTGAAACATATTGACTACTGAAGCATCTTCTGGAACTTCCTCGAGACATCTTCCATCAATATttatgactgcagaacaaattaAATAATATTATGAGGTTAGTTAATCATTTGAAGATAATTTAACATAACTAAAATTTCGAAATGTAGGTTATTAGTGTTATATATTACTAAGGACAAAGAAAAGGTGCAATTTGAATTACCTCTGGGATAGACGTCCCAGGTGGTTTGCACACCACCATGCAGCTTAAAACCCAAAGAAACATTTCATtacttttttatattttattatccAGCTTATTAAGTTTGTATTTGATTTTTTTGAGAAACATTTAAGTTTGTGTTTGCTGaaagttgaaaaaaaaaatagaaatttgGGAACAGCTGGCTTAAATAGGCCCAGTATAAATCTTAAAGCCCCAAAACAATGGGAAATTTACGTGTTGGGTCATAGCCCACCTCAATCCATAGAGTTGAAGCCCACGTCGGTCCCTTCTTCTCCAAGACTCCCAACCTTCTTCCCCTGCAAGCCATCTCTTTCTGGTTTTCTCTCCGCCTCCGCGCGTTCCCCACTCTCCTCCTGGCTCCCCTTCCCGCTCTCCCATTCCCCGCACGCGGTCGAGGACCCCGACGATGAGGCCCTCGAAGAGCGCCGCGGCGCCCCCGGTGGCGTCGCTGACGAGCCCGAAGTCCTGCGCCACCAAGCGGCCGCGGAAGGCGGCGCCGCTGGGCGACGTCACcaacctcctcctcgtcgtcgctgAGACCCCGACCCCGAGCAAGCCCAGGAGGACCGCACGCGGGGCTCTCCCCGCGCCCTCCGACGTCTCCGCGGTCTCCTccgcctgctcctcctccgcctcggtcACGCCCGCGCCCAAgccttccgccgccgccgccgccgccgcctcggccACGCCCGTGCCCAAGCCTTCCTCCGCCGCCTCCGTCACGCCCGCGCGCAAGCCTTCCTCCACTGCCGGTGAGTGAAGCTACAGCTACAGCTACTGCACCGATTCGTGCTCGATCCGCTGCAAATGCGGGCCGGGATTTCTAATCCTGGTACCTCCTCTTCGTCTGCAGTCATCGAGGAGGAGCGCAGTGTGCTCAAATCGCCAACCATCTCCACAGTTTACCGCAGGACCACCGAGGCTCAGGGGAGGTGGAGGAGGgacaccgccgccgccagcagcaAGG from Sorghum bicolor cultivar BTx623 chromosome 8, Sorghum_bicolor_NCBIv3, whole genome shotgun sequence encodes:
- the LOC8055519 gene encoding 60S ribosomal protein L22 isoform X1; the protein is MRPSKSAAAPPVASLTSPKSCATKRPRKAAPLGDVTNLLLVVAETPTPSKPRRTARGALPAPSDVSAVSSACSSSASVTPAPKPSAAAAAAASATPVPKPSSAASVTPARKPSSTAVIEEERSVLKSPTISTVYRRTTEAQGRWRRDTAAASSKGEEPVAATARCPPLGKSARTNSREKDIRPISASAPCHEGKKKRTLAITPNLLEDLLEKQRAYFADIDAFELVEEEVSESELE
- the LOC8055519 gene encoding translation initiation factor IF-2 isoform X2, whose translation is MRPSKSAAAPPVASLTSPKSCATKRPRKAAPLGDVTNLLLVVAETPTPSKPRRTARGALPAPSDVSAVSSACSSSASVTPAPKPSAAAAAAASATPVPKPSSAASVTPARKPSSTAVYRRTTEAQGRWRRDTAAASSKGEEPVAATARCPPLGKSARTNSREKDIRPISASAPCHEGKKKRTLAITPNLLEDLLEKQRAYFADIDAFELVEEEVSESELE